The Nitrosomonas cryotolerans ATCC 49181 genome includes a window with the following:
- a CDS encoding TlpA family protein disulfide reductase, giving the protein MSVSARSVGEVQPSCMLTSLEGEHVYNLQELKGKVIYVDFWASWCPPCVRSFPFLNQLEHDLKDQGLQVIGINLDEKLMDAKKFLDKYPAGFTIALDPDKQCARDFGVIAMPTSYIIDQEGIIRHVHQGFRSGDKQELRGVLEHLLTESL; this is encoded by the coding sequence ATGTCTGTATCGGCTCGCTCTGTCGGAGAGGTGCAGCCATCTTGCATGCTCACTTCACTGGAAGGTGAACACGTCTATAATTTGCAAGAGCTAAAAGGAAAAGTAATTTACGTTGATTTCTGGGCTTCCTGGTGTCCGCCTTGTGTCAGATCTTTTCCATTTCTAAATCAGTTAGAACACGATTTGAAAGATCAGGGTTTGCAAGTAATTGGTATTAATCTGGATGAAAAGCTTATGGATGCAAAAAAATTCCTGGACAAATATCCGGCTGGTTTTACCATTGCACTTGATCCAGATAAGCAATGCGCCCGAGATTTCGGTGTGATTGCCATGCCCACTTCTTACATAATTGATCAAGAAGGCATTATCCGGCACGTTCATCAGGGATTTCGATCTGGAGATAAACAAGAATTGCGCGGTGTACTTGAACATCTATTGACAGAATCACTATGA